One window from the genome of Anaerococcus sp. Marseille-Q7828 encodes:
- a CDS encoding TPM domain-containing protein: MKKGKFVGINLLISLLILLFPLKSMASLPAIPSDFYYDELGMLDYNTKENITKTNKELVSKTGSQVMVATVKNTNGLPARDLGPQIFNKWKIGDKDKKNGVLILISEDDLSGKREVFITTGYGIEGRLNDGKVGRIIDNFMLEDLKDGNYSKAINEGFNAIVAEVADEYNVKLDGNYDYYLNENAGSGYEISFGTLFMMLVVFIVISNMLNRSRFYGRNRGRYYRGYPRYRRYHNDPFDSYTWTNSTNSFGGSFGGSSSNSSFSGGFTSGGGSSGGGGAGRSF; encoded by the coding sequence ATGAAAAAGGGAAAATTTGTAGGAATAAATCTATTAATATCTTTACTTATCTTACTTTTTCCCCTAAAATCTATGGCGTCACTGCCAGCTATACCAAGTGACTTTTACTATGACGAACTTGGCATGCTAGATTATAACACTAAGGAAAATATCACTAAAACCAACAAGGAATTAGTAAGTAAAACTGGATCTCAAGTAATGGTTGCAACAGTAAAGAATACAAATGGACTTCCAGCGAGAGATTTGGGACCACAAATATTTAACAAGTGGAAAATAGGAGACAAAGATAAGAAAAATGGTGTTTTAATATTAATAAGCGAAGATGACTTATCAGGCAAGAGAGAAGTATTCATAACTACAGGTTATGGCATCGAAGGTAGACTCAACGATGGAAAAGTTGGTAGAATCATTGATAATTTTATGCTTGAAGATTTAAAAGATGGTAACTATTCAAAGGCAATCAATGAAGGATTCAATGCTATAGTAGCTGAAGTTGCTGATGAGTACAATGTTAAGCTTGATGGTAATTACGATTATTATCTAAATGAAAATGCTGGATCTGGCTATGAGATAAGCTTTGGAACTTTGTTTATGATGCTTGTAGTATTTATTGTGATTTCTAATATGCTCAATAGATCTAGATTCTACGGTAGAAATAGGGGTAGATACTATAGAGGATATCCACGCTATAGAAGATATCACAATGACCCATTTGATTCCTATACTTGGACAAATTCTACCAATTCATTTGGTGGTTCATTTGGTGGATCTTCATCAAATTCTAGCTTTTCTGGTGGATTCACAAGCGGCGGTGGTAGCTCTGGTGGCGGAGGAGCCGGCAGGAGTTTTTAA
- a CDS encoding ATP-binding protein yields MEDIQNYLNQEVGVVQNVDTKKVSVSVEKEEILNRLKINDIVVLSGNNADEKLIGIVTRVSKKRIDIDDEETEEQEYSYNFCNITLVGTFYKKLSSTKQNIFKRAVNTYPEINSKVYLADGKALSIIMNSLENEISSEKRLIIGKYASNKTVEAILDGNRFFQRHATLVGSTGSGKSFTVANILEKANELEHANLIVFDLHGEYNELSYAEQIKICDSEDGLHIPLWFFNYEEIHSLFIESSEGTSTNQRAAVIKYILEHKKRYLEENMTEFSSEIITADTPIPFSAKGLKAYLEDENIKEETTGEVYKTGDKKGQAKTKQGQYYGKLTNLITRLQTKIDDKKYGFVFNEDNTVRADYLKEFVDKIMGLDKKIKVIDLSEVPSDMLPIIIGIVTRLVYEVQFWMSPKTDETRHPIAFICDEAHLYMPRDTTKLKAVENKSLEIFEKISKEGRKYGVSLVIVSQRPAELNSTIISQCNNIISLKITNDRDKSAVATMLTDSLVGLVETLPNLDVGECIVIGDSIKLPTKIILDKPKEEPKSSTIDFWDRWLDGKGTVFNIDEAIKCMIKQTR; encoded by the coding sequence ATGGAAGATATTCAAAATTATTTAAATCAAGAAGTTGGAGTTGTTCAAAATGTTGATACCAAGAAAGTATCTGTATCAGTAGAAAAGGAAGAAATTTTAAATAGGCTAAAAATAAATGATATAGTTGTTTTATCTGGAAATAATGCAGATGAAAAACTAATTGGAATAGTAACTAGGGTGAGCAAAAAGAGAATTGATATTGATGACGAAGAAACTGAAGAACAAGAGTATTCATATAACTTTTGCAATATAACTTTAGTAGGTACATTTTATAAAAAATTGTCTTCAACTAAACAAAATATTTTCAAAAGAGCAGTGAACACTTATCCTGAAATCAATAGCAAAGTTTATTTGGCAGATGGTAAAGCTCTATCTATTATTATGAACTCTCTTGAAAATGAGATATCTTCAGAAAAAAGATTAATTATTGGCAAATATGCAAGTAATAAAACTGTTGAAGCTATTTTGGATGGAAATAGATTTTTTCAAAGACATGCAACATTAGTAGGAAGTACTGGAAGTGGAAAATCTTTTACTGTAGCAAATATTCTTGAAAAAGCAAATGAGTTGGAGCACGCTAATTTAATTGTTTTTGATTTGCACGGTGAATACAATGAATTAAGTTATGCTGAACAGATAAAAATTTGTGACTCTGAGGATGGGTTACATATTCCTCTGTGGTTTTTCAATTATGAGGAAATTCATTCATTGTTTATTGAATCTTCTGAAGGGACATCTACAAATCAAAGGGCAGCAGTAATTAAATATATTTTAGAGCATAAGAAAAGGTATCTTGAAGAAAATATGACTGAATTTTCATCCGAAATAATTACAGCAGATACGCCGATTCCTTTTTCAGCAAAAGGGTTAAAAGCATATTTAGAGGATGAAAATATAAAGGAAGAAACAACAGGTGAAGTATATAAAACCGGAGATAAAAAAGGACAAGCAAAGACGAAACAAGGTCAATACTATGGGAAATTAACAAACCTTATTACGAGACTTCAGACAAAAATAGATGATAAAAAATATGGGTTTGTATTTAATGAAGATAATACTGTAAGAGCTGACTATCTGAAAGAATTTGTTGATAAAATAATGGGACTAGATAAAAAGATAAAAGTAATAGATTTATCAGAAGTCCCATCAGATATGTTACCTATAATAATAGGGATTGTTACAAGACTGGTATATGAAGTCCAATTTTGGATGTCGCCTAAAACAGATGAGACTAGGCATCCTATAGCCTTTATTTGCGATGAAGCACACTTATATATGCCGAGAGATACAACGAAATTGAAAGCGGTTGAGAATAAATCGCTGGAGATATTTGAAAAAATATCTAAAGAGGGGAGAAAATATGGTGTTTCATTGGTGATTGTTTCTCAAAGACCTGCAGAATTAAATTCTACTATAATATCTCAATGCAATAATATTATAAGTTTGAAAATTACGAATGATAGAGATAAATCGGCAGTAGCAACTATGTTAACTGATTCATTGGTAGGTTTGGTTGAAACATTACCTAATCTTGATGTTGGAGAATGTATTGTTATTGGAGATTCAATTAAATTACCTACTAAAATTATTTTAGACAAACCTAAGGAAGAACCCAAGAGTTCAACTATTGATTTTTGGGACAGATGGCTAGATGGAAAAGGTACAGTTTTCAATATTGATGAAGCAATTAAATGTATGATTAAACAGACAAGGTAG
- the rlmD gene encoding 23S rRNA (uracil(1939)-C(5))-methyltransferase RlmD, whose product MRKNKTFEVDIYDMKYPNISIGKTSDNQIVEFKGGILGQKARVKITRNRNGYKKGKFLELVDNSYLENNKNHCPKADICGGCSYQKLAYETELMLKLDMIKKLFADNDIEYDGDISINRADVVSGYRNKMEYTFGDSKKGGDLVLGLHRQNRFYEIVDTIDCNIVDDDFNKIRKSVQKYFRDRKTSFYHKSTREGLLRHLIIRKALRTGEIMVVLVTTSEESFDDIRKKLFVNFIKDLDLQGNIVSIFHVTNDSPADAVVPEKIDLIFGKDHIREEMMSLTFNISPFSFFQPNVFTAEKIYKKAFEFGEIDQDTKVLDLYSGTGTITQVMAKAAKKSTGIEIVEEAVEKAYENAEINDIKNIEFLCGDVLEEIDKIKGDYDLVILDPPRVGIAQNALEKILKLNPEKFIYISCNPKTQVENLKDFLANGYKIEKYEVIDQFPKSRHVEAIALIQKM is encoded by the coding sequence GTGAGAAAGAATAAGACATTTGAAGTAGATATATACGATATGAAATACCCTAATATTTCCATTGGTAAAACAAGCGATAATCAGATTGTAGAATTTAAGGGTGGAATATTAGGACAAAAAGCAAGAGTTAAAATTACTAGAAATAGAAATGGATATAAAAAAGGCAAATTTTTAGAATTAGTTGACAATTCTTACCTAGAAAATAATAAAAATCATTGCCCTAAAGCAGATATATGTGGTGGATGTTCTTATCAAAAATTGGCCTATGAAACAGAACTTATGCTAAAGCTTGATATGATTAAGAAACTATTTGCTGATAATGATATTGAATACGATGGTGATATTTCGATAAATAGGGCGGATGTAGTTAGTGGCTATAGAAATAAAATGGAATATACCTTCGGGGATAGCAAAAAAGGTGGTGACTTAGTCCTTGGCCTCCATAGGCAAAATAGATTCTATGAAATAGTAGATACCATTGATTGTAATATTGTAGATGATGATTTCAATAAAATACGAAAATCAGTACAAAAATATTTTAGAGATAGGAAAACTAGTTTTTATCACAAGTCAACAAGAGAAGGACTTTTGCGTCACCTAATAATTAGAAAAGCTCTAAGAACTGGTGAAATTATGGTCGTCCTAGTCACAACAAGTGAAGAAAGCTTTGATGACATTAGAAAAAAACTATTTGTAAATTTCATAAAAGATCTTGATTTACAAGGTAACATAGTTTCTATATTCCATGTTACAAATGATTCTCCAGCAGATGCAGTAGTCCCTGAAAAAATCGACCTAATCTTTGGAAAAGATCACATAAGAGAGGAAATGATGAGTCTTACATTTAATATATCACCATTTTCATTTTTCCAACCAAATGTATTCACTGCAGAAAAAATCTATAAAAAAGCCTTTGAGTTTGGAGAAATAGACCAAGATACAAAAGTACTAGACCTATATTCTGGAACTGGAACAATAACCCAAGTAATGGCAAAAGCTGCAAAGAAGTCTACAGGAATAGAAATAGTAGAAGAAGCAGTAGAAAAAGCATATGAAAATGCAGAAATCAACGACATCAAAAATATAGAATTCCTATGTGGAGATGTTCTAGAAGAAATTGATAAAATAAAAGGAGACTATGACCTAGTAATCCTAGATCCACCTAGAGTGGGAATAGCTCAAAATGCGCTAGAAAAGATTTTAAAATTAAATCCAGAAAAATTTATATACATTTCCTGCAACCCAAAAACTCAAGTAGAGAATTTGAAAGATTTTTTAGCAAATGGATACAAAATCGAAAAATACGAAGTAATAGACCAATTCCCAAAATCTAGGCATGTGGAAGCTATAGCGTTGATACAAAAGATGTAA
- a CDS encoding folate family ECF transporter S component: protein MNKKLTVNMLTKIAILAALAVVLRRYFTITIPVNKKIGIGDAPIMISGIIYGPALGGLTGALADIVGMLLNPDGVFHPGFTFTAFLTGFLPGIISYYVFKKDYDKKLIWIIVISAIVVFLGVKLFLDSVWLQQYSKNPYWIYVLRRIPKQIIDTIINVLVLNILIPRIKNYA from the coding sequence TTGAATAAAAAACTAACGGTTAATATGCTAACCAAAATTGCAATTTTAGCAGCACTAGCAGTTGTATTAAGAAGGTATTTTACAATTACAATTCCTGTAAACAAAAAAATCGGCATAGGAGATGCTCCTATTATGATATCAGGAATCATATATGGACCAGCCCTTGGTGGGCTAACTGGAGCTCTAGCAGATATTGTTGGGATGCTCTTAAATCCAGATGGGGTGTTTCACCCAGGTTTTACCTTTACTGCTTTTTTGACTGGATTTTTGCCAGGAATCATTTCTTACTATGTTTTTAAGAAAGACTACGATAAAAAGCTAATATGGATAATTGTTATAAGTGCTATTGTTGTATTTTTGGGAGTTAAGTTATTTTTAGATTCTGTTTGGCTACAACAATATTCTAAAAACCCATATTGGATATATGTACTTAGAAGGATTCCAAAACAGATAATCGATACAATTATAAATGTCTTGGTTTTAAATATCTTAATTCCAAGAATTAAAAATTACGCATAA
- a CDS encoding SIR2 family protein, protein MNIDSEEFEPIFMDIKERYLSGVNFPKLIVGTGLSIAMNIPGMSKLAEKLEESFESIGDLELQKQWNKYKGKIKDEGLEAALLDVSISEESFVEIIREITSEFILDEEYNQHSDILNEISGFEKLLKYLLGTVSVNNQVIDIMTPNYDRIIELICDKLKLSTTLGFSGNMYQTFNENILKQPYDFFSKSVPLVRLFKPHGSVNWIKKNEREYQINDYKLLKDNKCYIDIITPGSMKYKLGMINGIFRCHREIFNELITDSKKNFSIFIYGYGFNDQHFNTVFEDTQKDVIVLTRTIKKSFLDRAMKNENWTLFYKYEDKEENTEEGNYMVYKGKKYNINKELWDINVFSETFLG, encoded by the coding sequence ATGAATATAGATAGTGAAGAATTTGAACCAATATTTATGGATATTAAGGAACGATACCTATCAGGTGTAAATTTCCCCAAATTAATAGTTGGAACAGGGCTTTCTATTGCAATGAATATTCCGGGAATGTCAAAATTGGCTGAAAAATTGGAGGAATCGTTTGAAAGTATCGGTGATTTAGAGTTACAGAAGCAGTGGAACAAATATAAGGGGAAGATCAAAGATGAAGGATTAGAAGCAGCCTTATTAGATGTTTCAATAAGTGAAGAATCGTTTGTGGAAATAATTCGAGAGATAACGAGTGAATTTATTTTAGATGAAGAATATAATCAGCATAGTGATATATTAAATGAAATTTCCGGATTTGAAAAATTATTAAAGTACTTATTGGGAACTGTAAGTGTAAATAATCAAGTAATCGATATAATGACTCCTAATTATGACAGAATTATAGAACTAATTTGTGATAAATTAAAACTATCAACTACATTAGGATTTTCGGGGAATATGTATCAAACTTTTAATGAAAATATACTAAAGCAACCTTATGATTTTTTTTCTAAAAGCGTTCCTTTAGTAAGATTATTTAAGCCACATGGATCAGTTAATTGGATAAAAAAGAATGAGAGAGAATATCAGATTAATGATTATAAGTTACTAAAAGATAACAAGTGCTATATAGATATTATTACACCAGGCAGTATGAAATATAAGTTAGGAATGATTAACGGTATTTTTAGATGTCATAGGGAAATTTTTAATGAATTGATAACAGATTCTAAAAAGAATTTTTCTATATTTATTTATGGATATGGATTCAATGACCAGCATTTTAATACAGTATTCGAGGATACTCAAAAGGATGTGATTGTCTTGACAAGGACTATTAAAAAATCATTTTTAGATAGAGCAATGAAAAACGAAAACTGGACTTTATTTTATAAATATGAAGATAAAGAAGAAAATACAGAAGAAGGAAATTATATGGTATATAAAGGTAAAAAATATAATATAAATAAGGAATTATGGGATATAAATGTATTTTCGGAAACTTTTTTAGGATAG
- a CDS encoding nitroreductase family protein: protein MNTSIENQLKHRTIREFKDEKLDESLVNKLLEVANRSASSNGMQFFSIINVTDQAIKDQLAENGGQEYMARAPHLWIFVADLYRNYNIAKENGQENDEMIGFDKFIQAMTDSIIAAQNVTVAAESLGLGTNYFGNIHNDTQKVIELLDLPKLTYPAVGLSFGIPNQEPQLKPRLDIKLKTFDNSYKVYDNYNEMIKEYDKEMTTYYDLRDANRRSDYFSKQIPKKQGSVIKNRGKMFETLLNQGFKISYKDELN, encoded by the coding sequence ATGAATACAAGTATTGAGAATCAATTAAAGCATAGGACAATTAGGGAATTTAAAGACGAGAAATTAGATGAAAGTCTAGTTAATAAGCTACTAGAAGTTGCAAATAGATCTGCATCAAGTAATGGTATGCAATTTTTTTCTATAATCAATGTAACAGATCAAGCTATCAAAGATCAACTAGCAGAAAATGGTGGCCAAGAATATATGGCTCGCGCACCACATTTATGGATTTTTGTTGCAGACTTATATAGAAATTACAATATCGCCAAAGAAAACGGCCAAGAAAATGATGAAATGATAGGTTTCGATAAATTTATCCAAGCTATGACCGATTCAATTATTGCCGCTCAAAACGTTACAGTCGCTGCCGAAAGTTTGGGACTTGGAACAAATTATTTTGGTAATATTCACAATGACACTCAAAAAGTTATAGAACTATTAGACCTTCCAAAGCTAACCTATCCTGCTGTGGGACTCTCTTTTGGCATCCCAAACCAAGAACCACAACTTAAGCCAAGACTAGATATAAAGTTAAAAACTTTTGATAATTCTTATAAAGTTTACGATAATTACAACGAAATGATAAAAGAATATGATAAGGAAATGACAACATATTACGATTTAAGAGATGCAAATCGCAGATCTGATTACTTTAGCAAGCAAATTCCTAAAAAACAAGGATCAGTTATTAAAAACAGAGGCAAAATGTTTGAAACACTTTTAAATCAAGGCTTTAAGATAAGCTATAAAGATGAGCTAAATTAG
- a CDS encoding nucleoside 2-deoxyribosyltransferase, with protein sequence MYGYLASHFFNDAMFKWTENLAKIIEERTELELYVPQRNADINDKKNNDDIITDIKIAQADTAELKKSNVLIACLDGLTIDDGVAGEIMAHGVMAEMEEENNIDFPRLIIGIITDMRYLGTGENKLYRNLMIVGKVKEHGHLVVGYAGDDSYVDEVIDHINKFIEENK encoded by the coding sequence ATGTATGGATATTTAGCAAGCCATTTTTTCAACGATGCCATGTTTAAATGGACTGAAAATTTGGCTAAAATAATAGAAGAAAGAACTGAGTTAGAATTATATGTGCCACAAAGAAATGCAGATATAAATGATAAGAAAAATAATGATGATATCATAACTGATATAAAAATAGCTCAGGCTGATACAGCAGAACTAAAAAAATCCAATGTACTAATAGCTTGTCTTGATGGACTAACTATAGACGATGGAGTTGCCGGAGAAATAATGGCTCATGGGGTCATGGCAGAGATGGAAGAGGAAAATAATATTGATTTTCCAAGACTTATCATAGGCATAATAACTGATATGAGATATCTTGGTACAGGTGAAAACAAACTTTACAGGAACTTAATGATAGTAGGTAAGGTAAAGGAACATGGTCATCTGGTTGTTGGTTATGCTGGAGATGATTCATATGTTGATGAAGTTATAGATCATATAAATAAATTTATAGAAGAAAATAAATGA
- a CDS encoding DNA-3-methyladenine glycosylase has translation MLDKNFFNRDTLCVAKDLLGKIIVRKTHSHIYKAMVVETEGYLGIEDRACHTFGGRKTERNKIMYEDAGTIYVYQTYGIHYLMNFVTLDKSNPEAVLIRAVEPIEGINQMSINRFRKNYTDLNKYQKNNLTNGPGKFTKALDIDKSLNGRNLFGAQIYLIDGDKDFEIETDVRIGIDYAKEAKDYPYRFYIKDNLYVSKFKR, from the coding sequence ATGTTAGATAAAAACTTTTTTAATAGGGATACATTATGTGTTGCAAAAGATTTATTAGGCAAAATCATAGTAAGAAAAACTCATAGCCATATATATAAAGCTATGGTAGTAGAAACAGAGGGATATTTAGGTATAGAAGATAGGGCTTGCCATACGTTTGGAGGAAGAAAGACTGAAAGAAACAAAATAATGTATGAAGATGCTGGAACTATATATGTTTATCAAACTTATGGCATCCATTACTTGATGAATTTTGTAACATTAGATAAATCAAATCCAGAAGCAGTGCTCATCAGAGCTGTTGAGCCAATCGAAGGAATTAATCAAATGAGTATTAATAGATTTAGAAAGAATTACACAGATTTAAACAAATATCAAAAAAATAACCTGACTAATGGACCTGGTAAATTTACCAAAGCTTTGGATATTGATAAAAGTTTAAATGGTAGAAATTTATTTGGGGCACAAATTTATCTAATAGACGGAGATAAAGACTTTGAAATTGAGACAGATGTAAGGATAGGAATAGATTATGCAAAAGAAGCTAAGGATTATCCATACAGATTTTATATCAAAGACAATCTATATGTTTCCAAATTTAAAAGATGA
- a CDS encoding ATP-dependent DNA helicase, which yields MRSGDIDNRFRDNARMIEGIKAHQKIQSSYGKNYKKEYSLKNTTIIDDVEFKVEGRADGLIKDGSIYTIDEIKSTSRNLDEIDDSNKLHWAQAMCYAYFYCLDKNLDSIFITLTYVNIEDYTSKIFKKEFDFEYLNTFYYDLLKSYLNFSKILANNKIRRDDTIKNLDFPYKDYRKGQRKLAVAVYSSIMKENNLIVDAPTGIGKTISTVFPSIKSMGEDLSDRIFYLTSKNTQAKEAMKSIKNLKNKGMFIKALAITSKEKICLNDEVKCNPVDCPFAKGHFDRVNDALLDIISKEEIIDFDTITSYAEKYRVCPFEFQLDISNYADFIVCDYNYVFNPTVYLRRFFDEIVDRYIFLVDESHNLLERSRDMYSFRFTETLFKVLFDKLNKKKYKTLIKYLKQIVEEFNNLYAKHGKKLFYYQEKQIDDFDDIFTKLLKPLQKYLVEDREDENYDDLLNLYFDINRYFKITDHYTEGFYSIIAYDEINDEIYFEIKCIDPSQVLKNIYSFAKTTVFFSATLSPMDYFMRMLGANDALRLKLDMPFPNENYAIFAREISTRYRDRNYNVPIISESINEFINSREGNYFIFFPSYSYMMYVYEDYSSRFDDEILLQDRSMSEKDAHKFLGKFDEDTNNTAFAVLGGIFSEGVDLLGDRLIGAMVISVGMPGVGFERNLIKEHFDKLGLNGFDYSYTYPGINKVFQAAGRVIRSEDDRGIIYLLDDRFTSFKYRMLYPKHRRKKDIKIVNESRDFRKEISRFWETDSEKE from the coding sequence ATGAGATCTGGAGATATAGACAATAGATTTCGTGACAATGCTAGGATGATTGAGGGTATCAAAGCTCATCAAAAAATACAGTCTTCCTATGGTAAAAATTACAAAAAGGAATATTCTTTAAAAAATACTACTATTATAGATGATGTAGAATTTAAAGTCGAAGGTAGGGCGGATGGCCTTATTAAAGATGGGAGTATTTACACTATAGATGAGATAAAATCTACTAGTAGAAATTTAGATGAAATTGATGATTCTAACAAATTACACTGGGCGCAAGCTATGTGCTACGCTTATTTTTATTGCTTAGATAAGAACTTAGATAGTATATTCATCACGCTGACATATGTAAATATCGAAGATTACACTAGTAAAATATTCAAAAAAGAATTTGATTTTGAGTACTTAAATACTTTTTATTATGATTTGCTAAAGTCATACTTGAATTTTTCAAAAATTTTGGCTAATAACAAAATTAGAAGAGATGATACAATAAAAAATTTAGACTTTCCTTATAAAGATTATAGGAAGGGCCAGAGGAAGCTCGCTGTTGCAGTATATTCTTCTATAATGAAAGAAAATAATCTGATTGTAGATGCTCCCACTGGCATTGGCAAGACTATATCTACAGTTTTCCCTTCTATAAAATCAATGGGAGAGGACCTTTCTGATAGGATATTTTACCTTACAAGTAAAAATACCCAGGCAAAAGAAGCTATGAAATCGATCAAAAATCTCAAAAATAAGGGAATGTTTATCAAAGCCTTGGCAATTACTTCCAAAGAAAAAATATGCCTAAATGATGAAGTGAAATGCAATCCGGTAGATTGTCCGTTTGCTAAAGGACATTTTGATAGGGTAAATGATGCTCTCTTAGATATAATCTCAAAGGAAGAAATAATCGATTTTGATACTATCACTTCTTATGCAGAAAAATATAGAGTATGTCCATTTGAGTTTCAACTTGACATATCAAACTATGCAGACTTTATAGTTTGTGATTATAACTATGTATTTAATCCAACGGTGTATCTCAGAAGATTTTTTGATGAAATTGTCGATAGGTACATATTTTTGGTAGACGAATCCCATAACCTTTTAGAAAGGTCTAGGGATATGTATTCCTTTAGATTTACTGAGACTCTCTTTAAGGTTCTTTTTGACAAATTGAATAAGAAAAAATACAAAACTTTAATAAAATACTTAAAACAAATTGTCGAAGAATTTAATAATCTTTATGCTAAGCATGGTAAAAAATTGTTCTATTACCAGGAAAAACAAATAGATGATTTTGATGATATATTTACAAAACTTTTAAAACCTCTACAGAAGTATTTGGTCGAAGACAGGGAAGATGAAAACTATGACGACTTATTAAATTTGTATTTTGATATCAATAGGTATTTTAAAATAACTGATCATTACACCGAAGGATTCTATTCAATAATTGCCTACGATGAGATAAACGACGAGATATACTTTGAAATAAAATGTATAGATCCATCGCAAGTCTTAAAAAACATATATAGTTTTGCCAAAACAACAGTGTTTTTCTCAGCTACCCTTTCACCAATGGATTATTTTATGAGGATGCTTGGTGCTAATGATGCCCTAAGACTAAAGCTCGATATGCCATTTCCAAATGAAAATTATGCTATATTTGCCAGAGAAATATCCACCAGGTATAGGGATAGAAACTACAATGTGCCTATAATTAGTGAGTCTATCAATGAATTTATTAATTCTAGAGAGGGTAATTATTTTATATTTTTCCCATCATATTCATATATGATGTATGTCTATGAAGATTATTCGTCAAGATTTGACGATGAGATTTTACTCCAAGATAGATCTATGAGTGAAAAGGATGCTCATAAATTTCTCGGAAAATTTGACGAGGATACAAATAATACTGCTTTTGCAGTACTGGGAGGTATTTTTTCTGAAGGAGTAGATTTACTTGGTGATAGACTGATAGGTGCTATGGTAATTTCTGTGGGTATGCCAGGAGTTGGATTTGAGAGAAATCTTATCAAAGAGCATTTTGACAAGTTGGGCTTAAATGGTTTTGATTATTCCTATACATATCCTGGCATAAATAAAGTTTTTCAGGCGGCAGGAAGAGTCATAAGAAGTGAAGATGATAGGGGAATAATTTATTTACTAGACGATAGATTTACTAGCTTCAAATATAGAATGCTTTATCCTAAGCATCGGAGAAAAAAAGATATAAAAATTGTAAATGAATCGAGAGATTTTAGAAAAGAAATAAGTAGATTTTGGGAGACAGATAGTGAGAAAGAATAA
- a CDS encoding type IV toxin-antitoxin system AbiEi family antitoxin domain-containing protein, with amino-acid sequence MNILKEYIQENLVITNKEAEELGYTRHNLSELTKIGQLERLRPGLYQLKGKVIDDFVLISSNSNRIIFSHQTALYLHDLSDRTPNVFHISVPQGYNASHIKKRYEDLQVHYVKRDLYELGKTEIKSPQGNLIPVYDIDRTICDIIIDREKIDKQIFTEAIKRYFKSLNKNLRRLIKYSRLFKIENEIRKYMEVLS; translated from the coding sequence ATGAATATACTTAAAGAATATATACAAGAAAATTTAGTAATCACCAACAAAGAAGCAGAAGAACTTGGATATACTAGGCATAATTTATCAGAATTAACAAAAATCGGACAATTAGAAAGATTAAGACCAGGACTATATCAATTAAAAGGAAAAGTAATAGACGATTTTGTTTTAATATCATCAAATAGCAATCGAATTATATTTTCCCATCAAACAGCCCTATATCTACATGACCTATCAGATAGGACCCCAAATGTATTTCATATATCTGTACCCCAAGGCTACAATGCCAGCCATATCAAAAAGAGGTACGAAGATCTACAAGTTCACTATGTAAAAAGAGATTTATACGAACTAGGAAAGACAGAAATAAAATCACCACAAGGCAACCTTATTCCAGTTTACGATATAGATCGAACAATTTGTGACATCATAATCGACAGAGAAAAAATAGATAAGCAAATTTTTACAGAAGCCATAAAAAGATACTTTAAATCATTAAATAAAAATCTAAGACGACTCATAAAATACAGTAGATTATTTAAAATAGAAAATGAAATTAGAAAATACATGGAGGTATTATCGTGA
- a CDS encoding helix-turn-helix transcriptional regulator, whose protein sequence is MRTFSHKGLLKKLIDLDMTNNELMEKAKISKSTFYKMKNGQNITTDVLLRICNTLDCGIEEIMECSDEYR, encoded by the coding sequence TTGAGAACTTTTAGTCATAAAGGATTATTAAAAAAACTAATAGATTTAGATATGACAAATAATGAATTGATGGAAAAGGCAAAAATAAGTAAAAGCACATTTTACAAAATGAAGAATGGGCAGAATATAACGACGGATGTTTTACTTAGAATTTGCAATACTTTGGATTGTGGTATTGAAGAAATTATGGAGTGTAGTGATGAATATAGATAG